Proteins encoded within one genomic window of Synechococcus sp. PCC 7335:
- a CDS encoding filamentous hemagglutinin N-terminal domain-containing protein — MLPRQFFLSDVSQLAQYLSRYYLLPHFAFVVASVLSFGLGTTNAIAQVTEDDNMSENTTVLEIRGNTGEIETYQIQGGTQRGEVLFHSFKSFSINRNQTAEFMSSGDISTIFSRVIGEAPSNINGTISADAVDIFFINPNGITFGPTAAINIGGSVVFSTAESLIFAEDDSEFSSVNPQDAPMLTVSQPFGLFLGETSGEIILNGAELDDFNADETVLLVGNGITFVNGGGVFVESGQIELLSLAPGSRVDILPKRNYLESSLAMEDMSFSDLKLSNISLKESFVDASGEDSSTGNPGGDILLRGSQINIVDSDIWSFNSGAAGGESISIFASGDLNVDSAAEILTETFGIGEGGDVLLEARQLKIKGGSDVSTTARGNGPGGNLIINVPNGMVEVSGITVLETDIGPVNRSSRLISRTEGKQSAGEIWINTQNLLVQEGGQIDAGPSGSGDSQGIRIEATESVEVSEVINGLYGMIPSSINTASNGDSTGNAGPLRIDTNRLEITDGGQVFTTTSGAGNGGSLIVDAEEVILSGRGTSGERSGLYARTRGPGDSGQLNITTGALEVRNGARLTVSTLDPAEGDLLDDDFGRVREAVIKADSIVLDNGEITAESRSGDGGNLNLEVQDSILLQNGSLISATAGTAGLSGDGGNVNISAPTGIIIAVPNEDSDILANASEGTGGNIDITALSIIGLEVRDLDPQNARGNGTNDIVASSETGTSGEIIINNLEIDPAEGTVELPAQTVTLGQVAQRCPADSEGNNAFIVTGQGGATPSPRDVIRNQNLAFSGAENQSEDEAVMPIVEADGWHRDQNGTVVFVAQAPLAMNTHDAAYHSCINQGVAQNAS, encoded by the coding sequence ATGCTACCTCGTCAGTTTTTCTTGAGTGATGTTAGTCAACTAGCACAATATCTTAGTAGATATTATCTCTTGCCGCACTTTGCTTTCGTAGTAGCTTCAGTACTGTCCTTTGGTTTAGGTACAACTAATGCGATTGCTCAGGTCACTGAAGATGACAATATGTCTGAGAATACTACCGTGTTAGAGATCCGCGGCAATACCGGTGAGATCGAGACCTACCAGATCCAAGGTGGTACGCAGAGAGGCGAAGTGTTATTCCACAGCTTTAAGAGCTTCTCAATAAATAGGAACCAAACGGCTGAGTTTATGTCTAGCGGCGATATTAGCACTATCTTTAGCCGAGTCATAGGAGAAGCACCTTCAAACATCAATGGAACGATCAGCGCAGACGCAGTTGATATCTTTTTTATTAATCCAAACGGGATAACCTTTGGACCAACGGCTGCTATCAACATAGGCGGCTCTGTGGTGTTCAGTACTGCTGAGTCGCTTATCTTTGCAGAAGATGATAGTGAGTTTAGTAGCGTTAATCCTCAAGATGCACCTATGTTGACGGTGAGTCAGCCATTTGGACTGTTTTTAGGAGAGACGTCTGGAGAGATTATTCTCAATGGTGCGGAGCTTGATGATTTTAACGCTGATGAAACTGTTTTACTGGTCGGAAATGGGATTACGTTCGTAAATGGAGGTGGCGTTTTTGTAGAGTCTGGCCAGATCGAGTTATTGAGTCTAGCACCTGGCAGCAGAGTCGATATCTTACCCAAGAGGAATTATTTGGAGTCTTCCTTAGCTATGGAAGATATGAGTTTTTCAGATTTAAAGCTGAGCAACATCAGTTTGAAAGAGAGTTTTGTTGATGCAAGCGGGGAAGATAGCAGCACAGGCAACCCAGGGGGAGACATCCTCTTAAGGGGTAGTCAGATCAACATAGTAGACAGTGATATATGGAGCTTCAACTCAGGGGCTGCAGGAGGCGAAAGTATCTCGATCTTCGCATCGGGGGATCTCAACGTAGATAGTGCTGCAGAAATCTTGACAGAAACTTTTGGGATAGGGGAAGGCGGCGACGTCTTATTAGAGGCAAGGCAATTGAAAATCAAAGGCGGCTCAGATGTCTCTACTACAGCTCGAGGAAATGGACCAGGCGGAAATTTGATTATCAATGTGCCAAACGGAATGGTGGAGGTTTCTGGTATCACTGTGCTGGAAACAGATATTGGTCCTGTCAATAGAAGCAGCCGTCTGATTTCAAGGACAGAAGGAAAACAGTCTGCTGGAGAGATTTGGATTAATACACAGAACCTTTTAGTACAAGAAGGTGGACAAATTGATGCCGGACCCAGCGGTAGCGGTGATAGTCAGGGGATTCGGATTGAGGCGACTGAATCGGTTGAGGTGAGTGAAGTGATCAATGGTCTATATGGAATGATACCAAGCTCTATCAATACTGCTAGCAATGGTGATAGTACTGGAAACGCAGGCCCGCTTCGTATTGATACAAACCGCCTTGAAATCACAGACGGTGGTCAAGTCTTTACCACTACAAGTGGGGCAGGAAACGGAGGAAGTTTGATAGTTGACGCAGAAGAAGTTATTTTATCTGGTCGGGGGACTTCTGGTGAGAGATCCGGACTGTATGCTAGGACAAGAGGACCCGGAGATTCTGGACAATTGAACATAACAACTGGAGCGCTAGAAGTTCGAAATGGAGCGCGACTAACAGTGAGTACTCTTGATCCTGCAGAGGGAGATCTACTAGATGATGATTTCGGTAGAGTCAGAGAAGCTGTTATCAAGGCTGATAGTATCGTGCTTGATAATGGCGAAATTACAGCAGAATCTCGTTCGGGTGATGGTGGCAACCTAAATCTAGAGGTGCAAGATTCCATCCTATTGCAGAACGGCAGTCTGATTTCAGCCACGGCAGGAACGGCAGGCTTGAGTGGCGATGGCGGCAACGTTAATATTTCAGCACCGACAGGAATTATCATTGCGGTTCCCAATGAGGATAGTGACATTCTTGCTAATGCAAGCGAGGGAACAGGGGGCAATATCGATATCACTGCTCTAAGCATCATAGGGTTGGAAGTAAGGGATCTCGATCCCCAAAACGCCAGAGGCAATGGCACTAACGATATCGTCGCTAGCTCTGAAACTGGGACTAGTGGCGAAATAATCATCAACAACCTTGAGATTGACCCGGCAGAGGGCACTGTCGAACTACCCGCGCAGACGGTTACACTTGGGCAAGTCGCCCAACGCTGCCCTGCCGATAGCGAAGGGAACAACGCCTTTATCGTCACCGGACAGGGCGGCGCAACGCCTAGCCCCAGAGATGTTATTCGTAATCAGAATCTCGCATTTAGTGGTGCTGAGAATCAATCTGAAGACGAAGCGGTGATGCCTATAGTAGAAGCAGATGGATGGCATCGCGACCAAAACGGTACGGTTGTCTTTGTCGCACAAGCGCCGCTAGCAATGAATACACACGATGCTGCTTATCATTCCTGCATTAATCAAGGTGTTGCTCAAAATGCTAGTTAG
- a CDS encoding CHASE2 domain-containing protein has product MDKRVTLKLNEGSLSSGFSVTLLIGDEGAMPSVDISGRLPAAPHLRSLYQKWQLAYRNLGGPSRLEPDSIAYKTNVSLIEDCDELANQLCVEFNQWLRADSFRHVHNKLLEHLNATDVIRLILQTNPGIVQRLPWHLWEVCDRYPKLEITLSAATYEKSPTLNRCPRSKIRILAIIGPSQGIDLKTDQELLNRLPNAEVHFLVAPDLETLSERLWEPEGWDILFFAGHSATKSLKDSIEVSSDEAQLTNLASPTDGELYISESTPLILSSLRNPLKKAVAQGLRIAIFNSCDGLGLAYALAEFQISQVLVMREPVPDLVAHNFLRAFLKAFSQGESLALSVRDARERLQVLESDFPCASWLPTLYQNPAEAPPTWSSLLASASRPIEAIAYHPLPRDRLSNRWFLGAAYLLATAAVLLVRSVGLLQTEELRAFDQLMRLRPMESPDPRLVVITVTDADVAAQDPEDRRGSLADGDLLRLLTILQEMQPRTIGLDIYRDYPARRNLPELATRLSEQNNFFGVCKSRDQQADSEGIPAPPEMAGTQRIGFSDYLTDPDGAVRKQLVSLDPDPVSPCTARYGLSTLLAFDYLLKEGIEIEFGEDDVLRMGDVSIRPFEGSEGGYVKSPAQGWQMLLNYRSLPRPEAIAEQITLSEILSGAVAPAAIRDRIIIIGTTANGFNDDQWLTPYSPAVGETKGVFMQAQMTSQMLSAVLDGRPTLTTWNRWLDFLWILAWAGIGSLLIVALRNSRNHFLAKLALGLLVSELALFGLCWLLFSRAAIWAPWVPAAIAPVAVATTTLALGHPSLSLNRSFYSDRLPKSIEISS; this is encoded by the coding sequence ATGGACAAAAGGGTCACCCTAAAACTGAATGAAGGTAGCCTATCGTCAGGGTTTTCAGTCACTCTGCTAATCGGTGACGAGGGCGCAATGCCGTCTGTAGATATTTCAGGTAGACTGCCTGCCGCGCCTCACCTGCGATCGCTCTATCAAAAGTGGCAGCTAGCATATCGAAACTTAGGAGGACCTAGTCGCCTAGAACCTGATTCCATCGCTTATAAGACCAACGTTTCGCTAATTGAAGACTGCGATGAACTCGCTAATCAGCTATGTGTAGAGTTCAATCAGTGGCTGCGAGCCGATTCATTCCGTCATGTTCACAACAAGCTGCTAGAGCACCTCAACGCCACAGATGTGATTCGGCTGATCTTGCAGACCAACCCAGGTATCGTGCAGCGACTGCCTTGGCATCTGTGGGAAGTGTGCGATCGCTATCCCAAGCTAGAAATCACCCTCAGCGCCGCTACCTACGAAAAAAGTCCTACCCTTAACCGTTGCCCTCGTAGCAAGATTCGTATCCTCGCCATCATCGGACCCAGCCAAGGCATTGATCTCAAAACTGATCAAGAGTTGCTCAACCGCCTACCCAACGCCGAAGTTCACTTTCTAGTTGCCCCCGATCTTGAAACCTTGAGCGAGCGTCTATGGGAACCCGAAGGCTGGGATATCTTATTCTTCGCAGGTCACAGCGCTACTAAATCTCTCAAGGACTCTATTGAGGTATCTTCGGACGAAGCGCAACTAACGAATCTGGCTTCTCCCACCGATGGTGAGCTATACATCAGCGAGTCCACACCGCTTATTCTTTCTTCTCTTAGAAACCCGCTGAAAAAAGCAGTCGCTCAAGGACTTAGAATCGCCATCTTTAATTCCTGTGACGGATTAGGTTTGGCCTACGCGCTAGCTGAATTTCAGATTTCACAAGTCCTGGTAATGCGAGAGCCAGTTCCAGACCTAGTTGCCCACAATTTCTTAAGAGCCTTTCTAAAGGCCTTTTCCCAAGGCGAATCGCTAGCCCTTTCTGTTCGCGATGCTAGAGAAAGACTTCAGGTCTTAGAGTCCGACTTTCCCTGCGCTTCCTGGCTGCCAACTCTTTATCAAAATCCAGCCGAAGCGCCACCTACTTGGTCAAGCTTGCTCGCGTCAGCGTCTAGGCCGATTGAGGCGATCGCCTACCACCCGCTCCCTCGCGATCGCCTATCTAATCGTTGGTTCTTAGGGGCAGCCTATCTATTGGCAACGGCGGCGGTGCTGCTAGTTCGCTCTGTGGGGCTGCTACAGACAGAGGAGCTACGAGCGTTTGACCAACTGATGCGGCTGCGGCCTATGGAAAGCCCCGATCCGCGTTTAGTGGTGATTACCGTGACGGACGCCGACGTGGCCGCGCAAGATCCAGAGGATAGGCGGGGATCGCTAGCTGATGGAGACCTATTGCGGCTGCTGACAATCTTGCAGGAGATGCAGCCCCGCACGATCGGATTGGATATCTATCGCGACTATCCAGCCCGGAGAAACTTACCTGAGCTGGCAACCCGCCTAAGTGAGCAGAACAATTTCTTTGGCGTTTGCAAAAGTCGAGATCAGCAGGCAGATAGTGAGGGAATCCCGGCGCCGCCAGAGATGGCAGGTACGCAACGAATAGGATTTAGTGATTATCTGACTGACCCAGATGGTGCGGTCAGAAAGCAGCTAGTATCGCTCGATCCCGATCCGGTGTCTCCTTGCACCGCTAGGTATGGTCTTTCCACACTACTGGCGTTTGACTATCTGCTCAAAGAGGGCATTGAGATTGAGTTTGGCGAAGATGATGTGCTGCGGATGGGTGATGTTTCAATCCGACCCTTTGAAGGCAGTGAAGGCGGATATGTAAAGAGTCCTGCTCAAGGCTGGCAGATGCTGCTGAACTATCGCAGTTTACCAAGACCAGAAGCGATCGCAGAGCAAATTACCCTTAGTGAAATCCTGTCGGGAGCAGTGGCACCTGCGGCTATTCGCGATCGCATTATCATCATCGGCACCACCGCTAACGGATTTAACGACGATCAGTGGCTGACGCCCTATAGCCCGGCCGTTGGAGAAACGAAAGGCGTCTTTATGCAGGCCCAGATGACTAGCCAGATGCTGAGCGCTGTTTTGGACGGTCGCCCTACTCTGACAACGTGGAACCGCTGGCTCGACTTTCTTTGGATCTTGGCTTGGGCAGGTATTGGTAGCTTGCTAATTGTTGCCCTTCGC
- a CDS encoding CHAT domain-containing protein: MPTVTQTPLAASDVEFQSQISQVQELQSLGFYRRALLQLSDIDLLEQPDSLIKVHGLHLLSDLQRIVGDLTAAQTTIESAIATAQTLDVIEIAPMLLSLGHIAAASGETEQALEQYEEVSAIASTPQLKLRSHLSQLPLLTETNYSQIATLYTDIQTLIERLPVDKTTVNARLELARYYLESPIGNDIATPQVIAQNLATARNQAQTLSDSYAESYALGYLGELYLKQQQLSEADDVLRQALEIAEALRSSELTYQWQWALGRVHVQQNRTALALSDYENAVDSLKTLRGNLIAIAPDLRFDFTERVEPVYREWVALLLSSQSAKKSAEEPAKDLTNLQKAQGAIESLQLAELENYFAEPCVPLSQDISQIIENTTSPTAVLYPIILSNRLEILLKLPDQSLQQYTVAITQPALEELLNQFQIDLRLPFTSNTLRTLSAQLYDLLIRPAQPALEQSNIDTLVFVLDGSLRNVPMSALYDGQQYLVENYSIALAPGLQLVAPQPLANRNLTTLVAGLSEARHGFSNLPFVKAEISQVQQTTSSRVLLDEDFTEAQLTTLLSNADYQVVHLATHGQFSSDAEDTFILAWDKPIQVDDFNTLLRQSDQTNESAIELLILSACDTALGDRRAALGIAGVAVQAGARSTLATLWNLDDETGALFSNYFYQALQQPDTSKAQALRLAQLQILKGEDANSQLYQHPRFWAPYILLGNWL, from the coding sequence ATGCCTACTGTGACACAAACACCTTTAGCTGCTTCCGACGTTGAATTTCAATCCCAGATCTCCCAGGTGCAGGAACTTCAATCACTCGGCTTCTATCGCCGCGCGCTGCTTCAGCTAAGTGATATCGACTTGTTAGAGCAACCGGACTCTCTTATCAAAGTACACGGACTCCATCTGCTCTCAGATCTTCAGCGCATAGTTGGCGATTTGACTGCGGCTCAGACGACAATTGAAAGCGCGATCGCCACCGCCCAAACCCTAGACGTCATAGAAATTGCACCGATGCTGCTGAGCCTTGGCCATATTGCAGCCGCTTCTGGAGAAACAGAACAAGCACTTGAGCAGTACGAAGAAGTCAGCGCGATCGCCTCTACACCTCAGCTAAAACTGCGATCACATCTCAGCCAGCTCCCTCTGCTGACAGAAACTAACTACTCACAAATTGCAACCCTTTATACAGACATCCAAACCCTCATAGAACGCCTTCCTGTCGATAAGACCACAGTAAATGCCAGGCTCGAACTCGCACGTTACTACCTAGAAAGCCCTATCGGAAATGACATCGCTACGCCGCAGGTGATCGCTCAAAACCTAGCCACCGCCCGAAATCAAGCTCAAACCCTATCAGATAGCTATGCCGAATCTTACGCGCTCGGCTATTTAGGTGAACTGTACCTCAAACAACAGCAGCTATCTGAAGCGGATGATGTTTTGCGTCAGGCCCTAGAAATTGCAGAAGCATTGCGCTCTTCCGAGCTTACCTACCAGTGGCAATGGGCACTTGGTAGAGTGCATGTTCAGCAAAATCGAACAGCGCTAGCGCTAAGTGACTACGAGAACGCAGTAGATAGTCTGAAGACACTCAGAGGAAATCTGATCGCGATCGCACCCGATCTAAGATTCGACTTCACAGAACGAGTAGAGCCTGTCTACCGAGAATGGGTCGCTCTGCTGTTGAGCAGTCAGTCCGCTAAAAAGTCTGCCGAAGAACCCGCCAAAGACCTTACTAACTTACAAAAAGCCCAGGGCGCGATCGAATCACTACAGCTCGCCGAACTCGAAAACTACTTTGCTGAGCCTTGTGTTCCGCTTAGCCAAGACATCAGCCAGATTATTGAGAATACGACCTCGCCTACCGCCGTTCTCTATCCCATCATTCTGAGTAATCGCCTTGAAATTCTGCTAAAGCTACCCGATCAGTCCCTACAGCAATACACCGTTGCGATCACCCAGCCAGCCCTTGAAGAATTACTCAACCAGTTTCAAATCGACCTACGCCTACCTTTTACATCCAATACGCTACGCACACTCTCAGCCCAGCTCTATGACTTACTTATCCGACCTGCGCAACCTGCCCTCGAGCAAAGCAACATCGATACCCTTGTCTTTGTTCTAGATGGCTCTTTGCGAAACGTTCCGATGTCTGCGCTTTACGACGGGCAACAATACCTAGTCGAAAACTATAGCATTGCCCTAGCGCCTGGTCTTCAGCTTGTAGCCCCTCAGCCTTTAGCTAATAGAAATTTAACAACGCTAGTTGCCGGACTAAGTGAAGCTCGCCACGGCTTCTCTAATCTCCCTTTTGTCAAAGCAGAAATCTCTCAAGTCCAACAGACAACGAGCAGTCGCGTCCTTTTAGACGAAGACTTTACCGAAGCCCAACTCACAACATTGCTCAGCAACGCTGACTACCAAGTAGTCCACCTAGCCACCCACGGACAGTTCAGCTCTGACGCCGAAGATACCTTTATTCTCGCTTGGGACAAGCCGATCCAAGTCGATGATTTTAATACCCTTTTGCGCCAGAGCGATCAGACAAACGAAAGTGCGATAGAACTCCTTATCCTTAGCGCCTGTGATACGGCTTTGGGCGATCGCCGTGCGGCCCTAGGAATAGCAGGTGTCGCCGTCCAGGCCGGAGCCCGCAGCACCCTAGCCACCCTTTGGAACCTAGATGACGAAACGGGCGCACTCTTCTCCAATTATTTCTATCAAGCGTTACAACAACCTGACACTTCAAAAGCGCAAGCACTTAGGCTCGCTCAGCTACAAATACTTAAAGGAGAAGATGCTAATAGTCAGCTCTATCAGCATCCCCGTTTTTGGGCACCGTATATTTTGCTAGGAAACTGGCTATAG